The DNA window CCGGCAAGTAACACACCACCGAGACGAAGCTCCAGTAGTTCACGGTCGGCAACGACACCGGTTGGTCGTAGGTGGCGCCGCACTGGTTGAAGCTGGAGCTGCTCAGCAGCTGTCCGGTGTAGTTGTAGGCGTACACCGTGCAGCTGGTGCAGGCGCCGTTGAGGTTGCTGCCATCGATGTAGTAGCTCTGCGCCGGACCGGTGACCGGATGGCGCACGATCGGGCAAATGACGGGGCGCACGGCGGCGTTTGCATTGCGCACGCCGTAGCTGAGGTAGTCGATGTCCAGCGCCTGGCCGGCGTTGTAGGCCGCGCAGGACGTGCCGGGCGTGCTCAGGTTCTGCGAGGTTGCAGCGCGCGTGTCGAGCGCGGCCGCGCTGCCCAGTGTCAGGGCCAGGGCTGATACGGCGGCCATCCAGGTCTCGGCTTTCATGTCGTCACCTCGTGAGGTAGGTGGAAGTACCGGGCTTCTCCCCCTGTTCCTGCCGCCGCATCGCCGGCGGCGGCTTCAACGCTTAGCCGACGCGCCGGGAGCCGGCTCCGGCCCCAGCAAGTACAGGACCATCTCGCCGCGGCCGTTCGCGCCCGGCGCGTACTGCGCGACCATGCGCGGCAGCGCGTCGGCGAATTGCTGGCTCCACAGCGGCAGCTGTTTCTGCAGCCGCGCATCGCCGCCGTCGCGGATCTCGACCCGACACAGGGTCGAACGGCATTCGACGTCGCGCGCCGCCTCGCGCATGGCCTCGTCGGCGCGGATGGCGTTCCACAGGCGCGACGTCATCGCCGGCGACCAACTCGGGTCGGCGGTTTCGCGACGGAAGTTCTGGCGCAATGCGTCGAGATAGGCCTCGTGTTTGCGTTCGCCGGCTTCGGCGCGTTGGCGCAGCGCGGCCGGATCGGCGCGTGCGTCGGCGCCGGAGCGGTGCAGCGCGACCATTTGCGACCGCAGTCCAGCGATCTCATCGCGCATGCGTTGCAGCTCGGCATCTTCGCGCGTGTGTTCGTTCGCGGGCGCGGCCGCGTTCGGTGCGGGCGTCGTTTCGTTCGCCGAGTGATACACCGTCGCCAGCGCCGCCAGCGCCAGCAATCCGGGCCCGATCCATAGCCATGCGCTGAGTTTCATGGACGATGGTGTAGCAGAAGCCTGGGTGCGGAGCATGTCGCTTAAAAAACGACACCGCCCGATCGGCGCACCGCTTCGGCCCACAGCAGCGCGATCAGTTTGCGGCGCGACGTCAGGCCGGTCTTCTGATAGACCCGCTGCCATAAGGTGCGCACGGTCGAGATCGAACAGCCTAGGGTCGCGGCGATCTGCTTGTCCTCGGCGCCGCGCGCCGCCG is part of the Lysobacter firmicutimachus genome and encodes:
- a CDS encoding helix-turn-helix transcriptional regulator, whose product is MSPAVTHVRNTIMDDLLDEAAASAWAPLSPMERSVLLAAARGAEDKQIAATLGCSISTVRTLWQRVYQKTGLTSRRKLIALLWAEAVRRSGGVVF